A genomic window from Silene latifolia isolate original U9 population chromosome Y, ASM4854445v1, whole genome shotgun sequence includes:
- the LOC141631240 gene encoding uncharacterized protein LOC141631240 — protein sequence MTDYFSKWIEADLYKQIKEKDVISFIKRNIICRYGIPSEIVCVNSTQFVGKRTMAFCAQWNINLITSTPGYPKANGQAKSSNKVVINCLKKKLKQRRDRWAEELPQVL from the coding sequence atgaccgattacttttcaaaatggatagaAGCTGACTTATACAAGCAAATTAAAGAGAAGGACGTCATATCATTTATCAAGAGAAATATCATATGCCGTTATGgcatcccatcagaaatagtTTGTGTTAAtagcacacaatttgtgggaaagagaACAATGGCCTTTTGTGCACAATGGAACATTAATCTGATAACCTCTacaccaggctatccaaaagccaacggccaGGCCAAATCCAGCAACAAAGTGGTGATTAACTGCCTGAAAAAGAAACTAAAGCAAAGAAGAgacagatgggctgaagaactccctcaAGTCCTCTAG